A genomic segment from Sciurus carolinensis chromosome 1, mSciCar1.2, whole genome shotgun sequence encodes:
- the Rad21 gene encoding double-strand-break repair protein rad21 homolog — protein MFYAHFVLSKRGPLAKIWLAAHWDKKLTKAHVFECNLESSVESIISPKVKMALRTSGHLLLGVVRIYHRKAKYLLADCNEAFIKIKMAFRPGVVDLPEENREAAYNAITLPEEFHDFDQPLPDLDDIDVAQQFSLNQSRVEEITMREEVGNISILQENDFGDFGMDDREIMREGSAFEDDDMLVSTSASNLLLEPEQSTSNLNEKINHLEYEDQYKDDNFGEGNDGGILDDKLISNNDGGIFDDPPALSEAGVMLPEQPAHDDMDEDDNVSMGGPDSPDSVDPVEPMPTMTDQTTLVPNEEEAFALEPIDITVKETKAKRKRKLIVDSVKELDSKTIRAQLSDYSDIVTTLDLAPPTKKLMMWKETGGVEKLFSLPAQPLWNNRLLKLFTRCLTPLVPEDLRKRRKGGEADNLDEFLKEFENPEVPREDQQQQHQQRDVIDEPILEEPSRLQESVMEASRTNLDESAMPPPPPQGVKRKAGQVDPEPVIPPQQVEQMEIPPVELPPEEPPNICQLIPELELLPEKEKEKEKEKEDDEEEEDEDASGGDQDQEERRWNKRTQQMLHGLQRALAKTGAESISLLELCRNTNRKQAAAKFYSFLVLKKQQAIELTQEEPYSDIIATPGPRFHII, from the exons ATGTTCTACGCACATTTTGTTCTCAGTAAAAGAGGGCCTCTGGCCAAAATTTGGCTAGCGGCCCATTGGGATAAGAAGCTAACCAAAGCCCATGTGTTTGAGTGTAATTTAGAGAGCAGCGTGGAGAGTATCATCTCACCAAAG GTGAAGATGGCACTGCGAACATCAGGACATCTCTTGCTGGGAGTAGTTCGAATCTATCACAGGAAAGCCAAATACCTGCTTGCAGACTGTAATGAAGCATTCATTAAGATAAAGATGGCTTTTCGGCCAG gTGTTGTTGACCTGCCTGAAGAAAATCGGGAGGCAGCCTATAATGCCATTACTTTACCTGAAGAATTTCATGACTTTGATCAACCACTGCCAGACTTAGA TGACATTGATGTAGCCCAGCAGTTCAGCCTGAACCAGAGTAGAGTGGAAGAGATAACCATGAGAGAGGAAGTTGGGAATATCAGTATCCTACAAGAAAATGATTTtg GCGACTTTGGAATGGATGATCGTGAGATAATGAGAGAAGGCAGTGCTTTTGAGGATGATGACATGTTAGTAAGCACTAGTGCTTCTAACCTACTCCTAGAACCTGAACAGAGCACCAGCAATCTGAATGAGAAAATTAACCATTTAGAATATGAAGACCAATATAAAGATGATAATTTTGGAGAAGGAAATGATGGTGGAATATTAG ATGACAAACTTATTAGTAATAATGATGGCGGTATCTTTGATGATCCCCCTGCCCTCTCTGAGGCAGGGGTGATGTTGCCAGAGCAACCTGCACATGATGATATGGATGAGGACGATAATGTATCAA tgGGTGGGCCTGACAGTCCTGATTCAGTGGATCCCGTTGAACCAATGCCAACTATGACTGATCAAACAACTCTTGTTCCAAATGAGGAAGAAGCATTTGCTTTGGAACCCATTGATATTACTG tcaaagaaacaaaagccaagaggaagaggaagctgaTTGTTGACAGTGTCAAAGAGTTGGATAGCAAGACAATTAGAGCCCAACTTAGTGATTATTCTGATATTGTTACTACTTTGGATCTGGCACCACCAACCAAGAAATTGATGATGTGGAAAGAAACAGGAGGAGTGgaaaaacttttctctttacctGCTCAGCCTTTATGGAATAACAGACTACTGAAG ctCTTTACGCGCTGTCTTACACCACTTGTACCAGAAGATCttagaaaaaggaggaaaggaggagaggcaGATAATTTGGATGAGTTCctcaaagaatttgaaaatcCAGAAGTTCCTAGAGAAGACCAGCAACAGCAGCATCAACAGCGTGATgttattg ATGAGCCCATTTTGGAGGAGCCAAGCCGCCTCCAAGAGTCAGTGATGGAGGCCAGCAGAACAAACCTGGATGAGTCGGCCAtgcctccaccaccacctcaggGAGTTAAGCGAAAAGCTGGACAAGTTGATCCAGAACCTGTGATACCT CCACAGCAGGTAGAACAGATGGAAATACCACCTGTAGAGCTTCCCCCAGAAGAACCTCCAAATATCTGTCAGCTAATACCAGAGTTAGAACTTctgccagaaaaagaaaaggagaaagagaaagagaaggaggatgatgaagaggaagag GATGAAGACGCTTCAGGGGGTGATCAGGATCAAGAAGAAAGGAGATGGAACAAAAGGACTCAGCAGATGCTTCATGGTCTTCAG CGAGCTCTTGCTAAAACTGGAGCTGAATCCATCAGTTTGCTTGAATTATGTCgaaacacaaacagaaaacagGCTGCAGCAAAGTTCTACAGCTTCTTGGTTCTCAAAAAGCAGCAAGCTATTGAGCTGACCCAGGAAGAACCATACAGTGACATCATTGCAACACCTGGACCAAGGTTCCATATTATTTGA